Proteins found in one Ignavibacteriota bacterium genomic segment:
- a CDS encoding helix-turn-helix transcriptional regulator — protein MSKHKYKLQEPAIIATTSTNGTNYSELVKQEIDAFHVAQGQLVTKYQNIIEKLYEFAPVIVIIHDCLSISAPYIYVNKFAEIELGYKPNILINGGNEFFDSIIHNEDIDEASIKQSEFIYNLQEEKPDKGDKLYLEHSFRLKHYKGYYLWFNRRTSLLSRKTDNSPHLLLSILNNINDSVKLQQEKQKRMALEISMLKQKVKMQNEKLQTQLLVSIEFTKFVEGISKFITNISKNEGQKEKELSRNILNYLSKNKPDTNVWEEFTQRFHEINPNFVTFLSSNFPNLTPTEIKVCSLTKTGLNSKDIATILRVSVRSIENHKYNIRKKFGLDSYQNLYNYLNVL, from the coding sequence ATGTCAAAGCACAAATACAAATTACAAGAGCCGGCGATTATAGCCACAACATCTACAAATGGTACAAATTACAGTGAGTTAGTCAAGCAAGAGATTGATGCTTTTCATGTAGCTCAAGGGCAGCTTGTTACTAAATACCAAAATATTATAGAAAAATTATATGAATTTGCTCCGGTGATTGTTATCATTCATGACTGTTTGAGCATTTCAGCTCCTTATATTTATGTAAATAAGTTTGCAGAAATTGAGCTTGGCTATAAACCAAACATATTAATAAACGGCGGGAATGAATTTTTTGACTCAATAATTCATAATGAAGATATTGATGAGGCAAGTATTAAACAATCAGAATTTATTTACAATCTTCAAGAAGAGAAGCCTGACAAAGGAGATAAACTATATTTAGAGCATAGTTTCAGACTGAAGCACTACAAGGGTTATTATCTATGGTTTAACCGCAGAACTTCACTTCTCTCACGCAAAACGGATAATTCTCCACATCTGCTTCTTTCAATATTAAACAACATCAACGATAGTGTCAAACTTCAACAGGAAAAACAAAAAAGAATGGCACTTGAGATATCTATGCTCAAGCAAAAGGTTAAGATGCAGAACGAAAAACTTCAGACTCAGCTTTTAGTATCTATTGAATTTACTAAGTTCGTTGAGGGCATCAGTAAATTTATAACAAATATTTCAAAAAATGAAGGTCAAAAAGAAAAAGAACTATCAAGAAATATTCTTAATTACTTATCCAAAAATAAACCCGACACAAATGTTTGGGAAGAGTTTACCCAAAGATTTCATGAAATCAATCCAAATTTCGTCACTTTTCTATCATCAAATTTCCCGAATCTCACACCTACAGAAATAAAAGTTTGCTCTTTGACAAAAACCGGATTAAATTCCAAAGATATAGCCACTATTTTGAGAGTTTCAGTGCGAAGCATTGAAAATCATAAATATAATATCAGAAAAAAATTTGGTCTGGATTCCTATCAAAATCTCTATAATTACCTCAATGTTTTATAA
- a CDS encoding Hpt domain-containing protein: MNLPEDPFIRELIPEFVETWINDLNDYYTYEANNQTDELYRMAHTIKGSCYQFGFNDLGDMGIELMGYAKANDWTRSKPLYEKIKSRFNEINDYLNSNNVT; the protein is encoded by the coding sequence GTGAATTTACCTGAAGATCCTTTTATAAGAGAATTAATTCCGGAGTTTGTAGAAACCTGGATAAATGACTTAAATGATTATTACACATACGAAGCTAATAATCAGACAGACGAGTTATACAGAATGGCACATACAATCAAAGGGTCATGCTATCAGTTTGGATTCAATGATCTTGGCGACATGGGTATTGAGCTGATGGGATATGCCAAAGCAAATGACTGGACACGTTCCAAACCCTTGTATGAGAAAATTAAAAGTAGATTTAATGAAATTAACGACTATTTAAATAGTAACAATGTAACATAA
- a CDS encoding Nif3-like dinuclear metal center hexameric protein — protein MLLSEIIETLEREFPGDTILDGDRTGLQLGRSLPQVSKILTAYELTDEVADEAKNAGVELIISFHPLIYFPLRSIQDEERVGKILRKLILSDIALYVIHTNFDTHRLGTNNIIADKLNLSDRRMLAKSDQGKNNAIGIVGNLPESLTTDELAKLLSEIFSASLKFTNGKSDIINSVAIVGGSGSSFLDNALNSGADAYITADLTYHLFHAVKGKMALFDIGHYEMEQFNSAKMFEIISNLFEKMNLKITLSSINTNPVNYFYIQNRNN, from the coding sequence ATGCTGTTAAGTGAAATCATAGAAACACTTGAAAGAGAATTTCCCGGAGATACAATTCTTGATGGAGACCGTACAGGTCTGCAGTTGGGACGTTCTTTGCCTCAAGTGAGCAAAATTTTGACAGCTTATGAGCTTACCGATGAAGTTGCAGATGAAGCAAAAAATGCAGGTGTTGAATTAATAATTTCTTTTCATCCTCTTATTTATTTTCCCTTAAGAAGTATTCAGGATGAAGAAAGAGTTGGAAAAATTCTGAGAAAGTTAATTTTAAGTGATATAGCACTTTATGTTATTCATACAAATTTTGATACACACAGGCTTGGAACAAACAACATAATTGCAGATAAATTAAATCTTTCTGACAGAAGGATGCTCGCTAAATCTGATCAAGGTAAAAATAATGCAATCGGTATTGTTGGAAATCTGCCTGAAAGCTTGACAACTGATGAATTGGCAAAATTATTAAGTGAAATTTTCTCAGCATCTTTGAAATTTACAAATGGCAAAAGTGATATTATAAATAGTGTAGCAATTGTTGGCGGAAGCGGTTCATCTTTTTTGGATAATGCTTTGAACTCAGGAGCTGATGCATACATAACTGCAGATTTGACTTATCATTTATTTCATGCAGTAAAAGGAAAAATGGCGTTATTTGATATAGGTCATTACGAAATGGAGCAGTTTAACTCGGCTAAGATGTTCGAAATTATATCAAATCTCTTTGAAAAAATGAATTTAAAAATTACACTTTCAAGTATTAATACTAATCCTGTAAATTATTTTTACATACAAAATAGAAATAACTGA